Proteins from a single region of Paenibacillus sp. BIHB 4019:
- a CDS encoding histidine kinase N-terminal 7TM domain-containing protein, with protein sequence MHNNLYLSAMLLAATCCSLIICYLCFKRRELPIAISYGLGMLTGTFYTFGYAFEIVSNSLEDIRFWLHIEYIGIPFGTILWFIMVLQYTGRQALVTKKLVILLLFIPFINFLAHHTNEWHHLFYTSMTLDRSEGFPLVVLEKGPFYKLHVVYAYSFFVIGMILLIQMFFKSASRMKKQIALMFIGSWGPYGFTLVYLSGILNIPYDISPFGFLVSGLFYMWGIYQFNMLRLAPLALQKVFASMQDAVMIFDLDNTLTSFNESAKKVITGLHNSWIGQPAAYIFAQYPTLLEKIDRGPAIAPKVRLAREGEERFYNLHLSFILDNRLRPAGQILLLSDVTESVHNEERLQENAKQLQELNTFKDKMFSVVAHDIRDPLAVSLNLMELMEDELLDYGGKHDEIVQEMGQQIQKTFALVESLLEWFRSQRGGMVFNPVVRDLAQTVQLNARLLQVRSESKSIRIISEIPQETFVFADKEMLDLIIRNLLSNAIKFTDYGGSIRLKAELAEGKMVVSVSDTGAGVPTEQVDSLLQQDAYPVPSIGTAGERGVGLGLTLCREFVHLNGGEIWFDTALQQGSTFYFSLPLPPSAPAYLHKQSERRGTG encoded by the coding sequence ATGCATAACAACTTATATTTATCCGCCATGCTCTTGGCAGCCACTTGCTGTTCCCTAATTATCTGCTATCTTTGCTTCAAAAGAAGAGAGCTTCCCATTGCCATTAGCTATGGATTAGGAATGTTGACGGGGACCTTTTATACTTTCGGCTACGCCTTTGAAATCGTCAGCAATTCTTTGGAGGATATCCGGTTTTGGCTGCATATTGAATACATCGGTATTCCATTTGGCACGATATTGTGGTTCATTATGGTGCTGCAATATACCGGACGACAAGCACTTGTCACCAAAAAACTCGTCATTCTTCTTCTCTTTATTCCCTTCATTAATTTTCTGGCCCACCATACGAATGAGTGGCATCACCTCTTTTATACAAGCATGACTTTAGACCGTTCAGAAGGCTTTCCGCTGGTTGTTTTGGAAAAAGGGCCATTCTACAAGCTTCATGTCGTATACGCTTATTCTTTTTTTGTCATTGGCATGATCCTCTTGATTCAAATGTTCTTTAAATCGGCTTCGCGGATGAAAAAACAAATTGCGCTTATGTTTATTGGATCATGGGGTCCATACGGCTTCACACTCGTTTATTTAAGCGGCATTCTTAACATACCGTATGATATCTCCCCATTTGGTTTTCTAGTCTCCGGCTTATTTTACATGTGGGGCATTTACCAGTTTAATATGCTGCGATTGGCACCTCTGGCACTGCAAAAGGTATTTGCCTCCATGCAGGATGCCGTAATGATTTTCGACCTGGATAATACGCTCACGAGCTTTAATGAATCTGCCAAAAAAGTGATAACAGGCCTCCACAATAGCTGGATTGGGCAGCCGGCCGCTTACATATTCGCACAATATCCTACTCTACTTGAGAAAATAGACCGAGGGCCCGCTATTGCTCCAAAGGTCCGGCTTGCTCGGGAGGGGGAGGAACGGTTTTATAATCTCCATCTCTCCTTTATTCTGGACAACCGGCTCAGACCCGCTGGCCAGATTCTATTGTTAAGCGATGTGACTGAAAGCGTCCACAACGAGGAACGGCTGCAGGAAAACGCAAAACAGCTCCAAGAGCTCAATACGTTTAAGGATAAAATGTTCAGCGTAGTAGCCCATGATATCCGTGATCCGCTTGCGGTATCGCTGAATCTGATGGAGCTAATGGAGGATGAGCTGCTGGACTACGGGGGAAAGCACGATGAAATCGTTCAGGAGATGGGCCAGCAAATTCAGAAGACGTTTGCTCTCGTAGAAAGCCTGCTCGAATGGTTTCGCAGCCAGCGGGGCGGGATGGTGTTTAATCCGGTGGTGCGGGATCTGGCCCAGACGGTACAGCTGAATGCGCGTCTCTTGCAGGTTCGCAGTGAAAGCAAAAGCATCCGTATTATTTCCGAGATTCCACAGGAAACGTTTGTTTTTGCCGATAAGGAAATGCTTGATCTAATAATTCGCAATCTGCTGTCCAATGCGATTAAGTTTACGGATTACGGAGGCAGCATTCGTTTAAAAGCAGAGCTTGCGGAGGGCAAAATGGTCGTATCGGTCAGCGATACAGGCGCAGGAGTGCCCACGGAGCAGGTGGATTCACTATTGCAGCAGGATGCTTATCCTGTGCCTTCCATAGGAACCGCGGGCGAGCGCGGCGTAGGATTAGGCCTTACTTTATGCCGGGAATTCGTTCACTTGAACGGGGGCGAGATTTGGTTCGACACGGCGCTCCAGCAGGGGAGTACGTTTTATTTTTCATTGCCTCTGCCGCCATCAGCACCAGCTTACCTTCATAAACAGTCAGAAAGGAGAGGGACAGGATGA
- a CDS encoding aromatic ring-hydroxylating dioxygenase subunit alpha: MKEDYLYNEWHCVYLAADLQEEPKQIFILGERVVIYRTSAGVHAFKDLCIHRGAALSLGKVRDERLVCPYHAWEYNTAGECEKIPALPCGKTIPSKAKATVYHCKEHIGFIWVNIGDESTPVVSFPEYAQAEYRTITAGPYHIQANAPRVIENFLDIAHLMFVHEGMLGDAEHAEIPAFDLDFIDGRYITSEIPIYQPNPDGRSRGGYSDYVYEILSPMTARFKKKAQDSKQEFSFFMSVVQEKEEQTKVFMLHARNYELDQSDEPYIQFLNIVMQQDIDVIESQKPELLPLDLQEEMHLKSDALSIAYRRWLRKLGVAAGIS, from the coding sequence TTGAAAGAAGATTATTTGTATAATGAGTGGCATTGCGTGTATTTGGCAGCTGATTTACAAGAGGAGCCGAAGCAGATTTTTATTTTAGGGGAACGGGTCGTTATTTATCGAACCAGTGCGGGGGTCCATGCTTTTAAAGATCTATGCATTCATCGCGGCGCCGCTCTTTCGCTTGGCAAAGTTCGAGATGAACGGCTAGTTTGCCCCTATCATGCTTGGGAATACAATACTGCGGGAGAGTGCGAGAAAATTCCGGCTCTGCCCTGCGGGAAGACGATTCCTAGCAAAGCGAAGGCTACCGTCTACCACTGTAAGGAGCACATAGGGTTTATATGGGTTAACATCGGCGACGAGTCTACCCCGGTCGTTTCGTTCCCTGAGTATGCTCAAGCTGAATACCGCACTATCACTGCCGGGCCTTATCATATTCAAGCAAATGCGCCTCGCGTGATCGAGAACTTTTTGGATATCGCCCATTTAATGTTCGTGCATGAAGGGATGCTTGGCGATGCGGAGCATGCTGAAATTCCTGCGTTTGACCTCGATTTTATCGACGGCCGTTACATTACGAGCGAAATACCGATTTACCAGCCTAACCCGGATGGCAGATCCCGTGGCGGTTACTCCGACTATGTATATGAAATTTTATCGCCTATGACTGCCCGCTTTAAGAAGAAAGCGCAGGACTCCAAGCAAGAATTTTCATTTTTTATGTCGGTTGTTCAGGAAAAAGAAGAGCAGACGAAGGTTTTTATGCTGCATGCAAGAAACTATGAGCTGGATCAATCGGATGAACCGTATATTCAATTTTTAAATATCGTCATGCAGCAGGATATCGATGTTATTGAGAGCCAAAAGCCGGAGCTATTGCCGCTTGATTTGCAGGAAGAAATGCATTTAAAATCAGATGCCCTCAGCATCGCTTACCGCAGGTGGCTTAGAAAGCTAGGCGTAGCGGCGGGGATTAGTTAA